The following coding sequences are from one Triticum dicoccoides isolate Atlit2015 ecotype Zavitan chromosome 4A, WEW_v2.0, whole genome shotgun sequence window:
- the LOC119289451 gene encoding uncharacterized protein LOC119289451 yields MADIETLDDFAGRLGGMAARYAALGSTLEDAALVKKLLDSVPNRLYPAVAGIEQFCDIDAMAFEDALGRLKAFDERLRRQGQADGERADGALMFTAAQWRERERQRGGARDDDDGGRSEASGFGGNRRGRCYKCGERGHFKRVCPQWKKAPAAERALLVDDGDVEDAGLL; encoded by the coding sequence ATGGCGGACATCGAGACTCTGGACGACTTCGCCGGCAGGCTCGGTGGGATGGCGGCGCGCTATGCCGCGTTGGGCTCAACCCTGGAGGACGCCGCCCTCGTCAAGAAGCTGCTCGACTCGGTGCCGAACCGCCTGTACCCGGCGGTGGCCGGGATCGAGCAGTTCTGTGACATCGACGCGATGGCGTTCGAGGACGCACTGGGGCGGCTGAAAGCTTTTGACGAGCGTCTGCGGCGTCAGGGGCAGGCAGACGGCGAGCGAGCAGATGGCGCACTCATGTTCACCGCGGCACAGTGGAGGGAGCGCGAGCGGCAGCGAGGCGGAGCTCGGGACGACGACGACGGGGGGCGCAGCGAGGCGTCGGGCTTCGGCGGGAACCGGCGCGGGCGCTGCTACAAGTGCGGTGAACGCGGGCACTTCAAGCGCGTGTGCCCGCAGTGGAAGAAggcgccggcggcggagcgggccttgctggtggacgacggcgacgtcGAGGACGCCGGGCTGCTCTGA